The following proteins are co-located in the Meleagris gallopavo isolate NT-WF06-2002-E0010 breed Aviagen turkey brand Nicholas breeding stock chromosome 13, Turkey_5.1, whole genome shotgun sequence genome:
- the LOC100546971 gene encoding protein VAC14 homolog — MGIACETRSVASRVLSSSLPRLVREFVAQNNTSQIKHVILILSQEFALSQHPHSRKGGLIGLAACSIALGKDSGLYLKELIEPVLTCFNDADSRLRYYACEALYNIVKVARGSVLPHFNVLFDGLSKLAADPDPNVKSGSELLDRLLKDIVTESNQFDLVGFIPLLRERIYSNNQYARQFIISWILVLESVPDINLLDYLPEILDGLFQILGDNSKEIRKMCEVALGEFLKEIKKNPSSVKFAEMANILVIHCQAADDLIQLTAMCWMREFIQLAGRVMLPYSSGILTAVLPCLSYDDRKKNIKEVANVCNQSLMKLVIPEDDEMDEAKQSITLSAEPNLEEPVSKPEAASSGSLDASGDSSVSNASVCTVTSSERIQVTLNLDGIVQVLDCHLHDTSIGMMTRIAVLKWLYHLYIKTPRKMFRHTDSLFPILLRTLSDESDELCYLLA; from the exons ATGGGCATCGCCTGCGAG ACAAGATCTGTGGCTTCCCGTgtgctttcctcttctctccccaGGCTGGTGCGAGAGTTTGTGGCTCAGAACAACACGTCTCAAATCAAGCATGTGATCCTGATCCTGTCTCAGGAGTTTGCACTCTCCCAACACCCCCACAGCCGGAAAGGGGGACTCATCGGCCTGGCCGCTTGTTCCATCGCCCTGGGCAAG GACTCTGGGCTCTACCTGAAGGAGCTGATTGAACCAGTGCTGACGTGTTTCAACGATGCTGATAGTCGGCTGCGGTACTATGCTTGTGAGGCCCTCTATAACATTGTGAAAGTGGCCAGAGGCTCTGTCCTCCCACACTTCAATGTGCTCTTTGATGGCCTCAGTAAG CTGGCTGCTGATCCTGACCCAAATGTTAAAAGTGGCTCCGAGCTCCTAGATCGACTTCTGAAG GACATCGTGACAGAGAGTAACCAGTTTGACTTGGTGGGCTTCATCCCGCTGCTGCGTGAGAGGATTTACTCCAACAACCAATATGCCCGTCAGTTCATCATATCCTGG ATCCTGGTCTTAGAGTCTGTGCCTGACATCAACCTTTTGGATTACCTGCCAGAAATCTTGGATGGGCTCTTCCAGATCCTGGGAGACAACAGTAAAGAGATACGAAAAAT GTGTGAGGTGGCTCTTGGGGAGTTCCTCAAGGAGATCAAGAAGAATCCCTCTAGTGTCAAGTTTGCAGAAATGGCCAATATTCTGGTGATCCACTGCCAGGCTGCAG ATGACCTGATCCAGCTGACTGCCATGTGCTGGATGAGGGAGTTCATCCAGCTGGCTGGCCGAGTGATGCTGCCTTATTCCTCAGGGATCCTGACTGCTGTCCTGCCGTGTCTCTCCTACGATGATCGCAAGAAGA ACATCAAAGAGGTGGCAAACGTGTGCAACCAGAGTCTGATGAAGCTTGTCATCCCAGAGGACGACGAAATGGATGAGGCCAAGCAGTCAATAACCCTGTCAGCAGAGCCCAACCTGGAGGAGCCTGTCTCCAAGCCAGAGGCAGCATCCAGCG GCTCTCTGGATGCTTCTGGTGACTCCAGTGTGAGCAACGCCAGTGTCTGCACAGTAACCAG CTCTGAGAGAATCCAGGTGACACTCAACCTGGATGGAATAGTTCAGGTGTTGGATTGCCACCTTCATGATACATCCATTGGGATGATGACCAGAATTGCAGTCCTGAAATGGCTCTATCACCTGTACATCAAGACTCCTCGTAAG ATGTTTCGACACACCGACAGCCTCTTCCCCATCTTGCTGCGGACCCTCTCAGACGAGTCAGATGAG CTCTGCTACCTGCTGGCGTGA